In Aerosakkonema funiforme FACHB-1375, a genomic segment contains:
- a CDS encoding DUF456 domain-containing protein gives MQILYWLLVLVMVVGVIGAIVPGIPGSSLIVIGVVIWGLVNGFTTGVYWALGVSLVVFLLSIGIDYLAAYLGAKRAGASNWAQIGAIVGLILATLGLLPALPFGGPIIGILFGPLLGAIIGEFLYQRELETSLRLKQAFRAGIGIVVGSVVGRLIQGILAIAAVIVFLWQTLPQLIAGY, from the coding sequence ATGCAAATTCTGTACTGGCTGCTCGTTCTTGTGATGGTTGTTGGCGTCATCGGCGCTATAGTTCCCGGTATTCCAGGTTCCAGTTTGATTGTAATTGGCGTTGTAATTTGGGGACTTGTGAACGGCTTTACGACCGGAGTCTACTGGGCGTTGGGAGTTTCCCTCGTAGTTTTCCTCCTCAGCATCGGCATTGATTATTTAGCCGCCTACTTGGGAGCCAAACGCGCAGGCGCGAGCAATTGGGCGCAGATTGGTGCGATCGTCGGCTTAATATTAGCCACTTTAGGTCTTTTACCAGCGCTGCCATTTGGGGGGCCAATTATAGGTATCTTGTTTGGGCCCCTACTGGGAGCGATAATTGGCGAGTTTCTCTATCAGCGCGAATTGGAGACAAGTCTGAGACTCAAACAAGCATTTCGAGCCGGAATTGGAATTGTGGTGGGTTCGGTCGTGGGGCGTTTGATTCAGGGAATATTAGCGATCGCAGCTGTCATCGTCTTTCTGTGGCAAACTTTACCTCAGCTGATCGCAGGATACTAA
- a CDS encoding cofactor assembly of complex C subunit B has protein sequence MTKDNNQVLRRLPIVVGVLASALLVLNRLMTPELTASQARSDVLGVILCALLILTGLLWQQVQPRSPDAVRLIGEEGLELAPSLPETVKTELAWASHLLLTNTATRSLVVWYAGKVLLRRGILGPNSEVKPGDILQRVLSKQKPIYLVELKLYPGRIEFDYLPENTQGVICQPIGKQGALILGANAPRSYTKQDETWIAGIADKLEVSLSSNLSNDVTPAEI, from the coding sequence ATGACAAAGGACAATAATCAGGTATTGCGGCGGTTGCCGATCGTTGTGGGTGTGTTGGCAAGCGCTTTGCTGGTATTGAACCGCTTGATGACGCCAGAATTGACGGCTTCTCAAGCTCGTTCGGATGTACTGGGCGTAATTTTGTGCGCCCTGCTGATCCTGACAGGGTTACTATGGCAACAAGTACAACCGCGATCGCCCGATGCTGTCCGACTAATTGGCGAAGAGGGTTTGGAACTGGCACCTTCTTTGCCAGAAACGGTGAAAACCGAGTTGGCGTGGGCGTCACATTTGTTACTTACCAATACCGCGACGCGATCGCTTGTCGTTTGGTATGCAGGTAAAGTGCTGCTGCGGCGGGGAATTTTAGGCCCAAACTCAGAAGTAAAGCCGGGAGATATTTTACAGCGCGTGCTGTCAAAGCAAAAGCCGATTTATTTGGTGGAACTGAAGCTTTATCCAGGCAGAATAGAGTTTGATTACTTACCAGAAAATACTCAAGGTGTCATCTGCCAACCAATAGGTAAACAGGGTGCTTTAATTTTGGGAGCTAATGCGCCCCGTAGTTATACCAAACAAGATGAAACCTGGATTGCTGGAATTGCTGACAAACTAGAAGTAAGCCTCAGCTCTAATTTAAGTAATGATGTCACACCAGCTGAGATTTAA
- the rpaB gene encoding response regulator transcription factor RpaB — MESHKEKILVVDDEASIRRILETRLSMIGYDVVTAADGEEALETFRNAVPDLVVLDVMMPKLDGYGVCQELRKESDVPIIMLTALGDVADRITGLELGADDYVVKPFSPKELEARIRSVLRRVDKTGGSGIPSSGVIHVANIKIDTNKRQVYKGDERIRLTGMEFSLLELLVSRSGEAFSRSEILQEVWGYTPERHVDTRVVDVHISRLRAKLEDDPSNPELILTARGTGYLFQRIIEPGEDGK; from the coding sequence TTGGAAAGCCATAAAGAAAAAATTCTGGTGGTGGACGATGAAGCCAGCATTCGCAGAATTTTGGAAACTCGTCTGTCAATGATTGGCTACGATGTCGTTACAGCTGCCGACGGCGAAGAAGCCTTAGAAACATTTCGTAACGCTGTTCCCGACTTGGTAGTTCTGGATGTGATGATGCCTAAGCTAGATGGCTATGGCGTTTGTCAAGAGTTGCGAAAAGAATCCGACGTGCCAATCATAATGCTAACAGCTTTGGGAGATGTGGCCGATCGCATCACCGGTCTGGAGCTGGGAGCCGATGATTACGTTGTCAAACCCTTTTCTCCCAAGGAGTTGGAAGCTCGCATCCGTTCCGTGCTGCGGCGGGTGGACAAAACCGGAGGCTCAGGGATTCCCAGCTCTGGTGTTATCCATGTGGCGAATATCAAAATTGATACCAACAAGCGACAAGTCTACAAAGGCGATGAGCGCATTCGCCTCACCGGTATGGAATTCAGCTTGCTGGAACTGTTAGTCAGCCGTTCTGGAGAAGCGTTTTCGCGATCGGAAATTTTGCAAGAAGTATGGGGTTATACTCCAGAACGCCATGTAGATACGCGAGTCGTTGACGTTCATATTTCGCGACTGCGGGCGAAGTTGGAAGATGACCCCAGCAATCCAGAGCTGATTTTGACGGCGCGGGGTACAGGTTATCTGTTTCAGCGGATAATTGAGCCCGGTGAGGATGGCAAGTAG
- the radA gene encoding DNA repair protein RadA, whose amino-acid sequence MAKSRTLYICNQCGAETSQWFGKCPECGTYNCLEEQFTSSAPAAGPVRVNWQGVGRSNPKSAPKPAKPRASLTFPEIVDGQEERWFSGYEELDRVLGGGIVPGSLVLIGGDPGIGKSTLLLQVANRLSCQYRILYVCGEESGRQVKLRASRLGVSVSDEENEGAGAGESGGEGENVASENIQEKVDGANLYVLAETDLEEILKELESLKPHVAVIDSVQTIYLPNLTSAAGSVTQVRECTSALMQLAKREDITLLIVGHVTKEGAIAGPKVLEHLVDTVLYFEGDRFASHRLLRSVKNRFGATHEIGVFEMVDRGLREVSNPSELFLGNRDEVVPGTSLVVACEGTRPIVVELQALVSPTSYASPRRSTTGVDYNRLLQILAVLEKRVGIPLSKLDAYVASAGGLNVGEPAVDLGMAIAIVASFRDRIVDPSTVLIGEVGLGGQVRAVSQMELRLKEAAKLGFKRAIVPKGQKFGELGLEIIPVGKVIDAIVAAMPPQSGGDGDYDDEDEDNNEDEDTEE is encoded by the coding sequence ATGGCAAAATCACGAACTCTATACATTTGCAATCAATGTGGGGCAGAGACTTCCCAATGGTTCGGTAAGTGTCCGGAATGTGGCACTTACAACTGTCTGGAAGAGCAATTTACGTCGTCTGCACCAGCAGCAGGCCCGGTAAGGGTAAATTGGCAAGGTGTTGGCCGATCGAATCCCAAATCCGCTCCAAAACCCGCCAAACCACGAGCTTCTCTCACTTTTCCGGAAATTGTTGACGGACAGGAGGAGCGCTGGTTCTCCGGTTATGAAGAACTCGATCGCGTGCTGGGTGGCGGTATTGTCCCAGGTTCTTTAGTACTGATTGGCGGCGATCCGGGAATTGGCAAGTCCACGCTGCTGCTTCAGGTGGCCAATCGCCTGTCTTGCCAGTATCGCATTCTCTATGTCTGCGGCGAAGAGTCGGGCCGACAGGTGAAATTGCGGGCTTCTCGGTTGGGGGTTAGCGTGAGCGATGAGGAAAATGAGGGAGCGGGAGCGGGGGAGAGCGGGGGAGAGGGGGAGAATGTTGCTTCGGAAAATATCCAGGAAAAAGTTGATGGTGCTAATTTATACGTATTAGCGGAAACGGATCTGGAAGAAATTCTCAAGGAGTTGGAATCGCTCAAGCCTCATGTGGCGGTGATTGACAGCGTTCAGACTATCTATTTACCGAATTTGACTTCCGCAGCAGGCTCGGTAACCCAGGTGCGGGAATGTACTTCGGCGCTGATGCAATTGGCGAAGCGGGAGGATATTACGCTGTTGATTGTGGGTCACGTTACGAAGGAAGGCGCGATCGCAGGACCGAAAGTTTTGGAACATTTAGTAGATACGGTACTGTATTTTGAGGGCGATCGCTTTGCCTCTCACCGCTTGCTTCGTTCTGTGAAAAACCGCTTTGGCGCTACGCACGAAATTGGCGTGTTTGAAATGGTAGACCGAGGACTGCGAGAAGTTTCTAACCCTTCGGAATTATTTTTGGGGAATCGCGATGAAGTGGTTCCCGGAACTTCTCTTGTGGTTGCTTGTGAAGGAACGCGCCCGATTGTGGTAGAATTACAAGCTTTGGTAAGTCCTACCAGTTACGCTTCTCCCCGTCGATCGACTACTGGTGTTGACTATAACCGACTGCTGCAAATTCTGGCGGTATTGGAAAAACGGGTGGGAATTCCTCTATCTAAATTAGATGCTTATGTTGCTTCTGCTGGTGGTTTGAATGTGGGAGAACCGGCGGTAGATTTGGGGATGGCGATCGCAATTGTCGCATCTTTCCGCGATCGCATTGTCGATCCGAGTACTGTTTTAATTGGGGAAGTGGGGTTGGGCGGACAAGTTCGCGCCGTTTCCCAGATGGAATTGCGCTTGAAAGAAGCGGCAAAACTGGGTTTTAAGCGTGCGATCGTTCCTAAAGGCCAAAAGTTTGGCGAATTGGGGTTAGAAATTATACCCGTGGGAAAAGTGATCGATGCGATCGTCGCTGCTATGCCGCCTCAAAGTGGTGGGGATGGTGATTATGACGATGAGGATGAGGATAACAATGAAGATGAAGATACGGAGGAGTAA
- a CDS encoding pentapeptide repeat-containing protein, which produces MKNWKCWLKLQTIGSVALLNVLPSLSPVNAFNASQVKQLLQTKECSRCDLSGANLSGADLSFAILTDANLTEANLQNANLSQADLSRANLSKANLSRSNLNRAYLMNANLDDTNLSGASVQGTRGLPIFPIANIPTLNLPPLRLSQRRSPPLPSLRLRPIPPPPPPPSLRLPPIPPAPVLPPPLRLPTATPVRIAPSPVSRQATSAQISPNWRLPERDVSALPSHVAEVNRYFVNRWKSPANLTTSLVYTLVLNNDGSIRQIIPHGKVDETYLDRTEMPLLGERFVSPFPSGETNKIRLILMPGGRVFTFPEP; this is translated from the coding sequence ATGAAAAACTGGAAATGTTGGTTAAAACTTCAAACGATCGGCAGTGTCGCACTCTTGAATGTTTTGCCGTCACTGTCTCCAGTAAATGCTTTTAATGCTTCGCAGGTCAAACAACTGCTGCAAACAAAAGAATGTTCGAGATGTGACCTTAGTGGGGCTAACCTGAGCGGTGCTGACTTGAGTTTTGCCATTCTTACGGATGCTAATTTAACTGAAGCTAATCTGCAAAATGCGAATCTCAGTCAAGCGGATCTCAGTCGCGCTAATTTAAGTAAAGCTAATTTGAGTCGGTCGAATTTGAATCGCGCTTATTTAATGAATGCGAATTTAGATGACACTAATTTGTCAGGTGCTTCTGTGCAGGGAACAAGAGGTTTGCCAATATTTCCCATCGCCAACATTCCCACTCTCAACTTACCACCTCTCAGGTTATCGCAGAGACGATCACCACCTCTCCCATCTTTAAGATTACGTCCTATACCACCTCCACCACCTCCCCCATCTTTAAGATTACCTCCCATACCACCTGCACCAGTTCTCCCACCTCCTCTGCGGCTTCCTACCGCAACACCCGTTCGCATAGCGCCATCTCCTGTATCGCGACAAGCGACAAGCGCTCAAATATCGCCAAATTGGCGGCTCCCAGAACGGGATGTTTCGGCATTACCGTCACACGTAGCGGAAGTTAATAGATACTTCGTCAACCGTTGGAAATCACCTGCTAATTTGACGACTAGCTTGGTGTACACTTTGGTATTGAATAACGATGGATCTATAAGGCAGATTATTCCGCACGGAAAAGTAGACGAAACTTATTTAGACAGAACGGAAATGCCACTTCTAGGAGAACGATTTGTGTCGCCTTTTCCGTCAGGGGAAACTAATAAAATTCGACTCATTTTGATGCCAGGAGGTAGAGTATTTACGTTCCCGGAGCCTTAA
- the rfbB gene encoding dTDP-glucose 4,6-dehydratase yields MTNSRKENNDRVPRRLLVTGGAGFIGSNFVHYWCENYPDDRVVVLDALTYAGNRRTLAALEERPNFRFVEGNICDRALADRLLQAEKIDTVAHFAAESHVDRSILGPGAFVQTNVVGTFTLLEAFRQHWNITANSAVNEGEQQYRFLHVSTDEVYGSLGPNDPAFTETTPYAPNSPYSASKAGSDHLVRAYHHTYGLPTIITNCSNNYGPYQFPEKLIPLMCINALIGKNLPVYGDGQNVRDWLFVIDHCRALDVVIHRGKPGETYNVGGNNEVKNIDLVKTLCQLMDELSPDLPVRPCSNLITFVKDRPGHDRRYAINSTKLKTQLGWTPSVTVEEGLRKTVAWYLTHRDWWEPLLSEEYQAYYRQVYVS; encoded by the coding sequence ATGACAAACTCTAGGAAAGAAAATAACGATCGAGTACCCCGACGATTGCTGGTAACGGGTGGTGCTGGGTTTATCGGCTCGAATTTCGTGCATTACTGGTGCGAAAATTATCCCGACGATCGGGTGGTAGTTCTCGACGCGCTTACTTATGCAGGAAATCGTCGCACTTTGGCAGCTTTGGAGGAACGACCAAATTTCCGGTTTGTGGAGGGGAATATATGCGATCGCGCCCTCGCCGATCGATTATTACAAGCAGAAAAGATCGATACTGTTGCCCATTTTGCCGCTGAATCTCATGTCGATCGATCTATTTTAGGCCCTGGTGCGTTTGTCCAAACCAATGTAGTCGGTACTTTCACCCTGCTGGAAGCTTTTCGACAACACTGGAATATTACCGCTAACTCCGCCGTCAACGAGGGGGAACAACAATACCGCTTTCTCCACGTTTCCACAGATGAAGTTTACGGTAGCCTTGGCCCTAACGATCCGGCCTTTACAGAAACGACACCTTATGCTCCCAACAGTCCTTATTCGGCGTCCAAAGCCGGTAGCGACCATTTAGTTCGCGCCTATCACCACACCTACGGTTTGCCGACAATTATCACTAATTGTTCTAACAATTACGGCCCCTATCAGTTTCCCGAAAAGCTGATTCCGCTGATGTGTATTAATGCTTTAATCGGCAAAAATCTGCCGGTTTATGGAGATGGTCAAAATGTGCGCGATTGGCTTTTTGTGATAGACCATTGTCGTGCTTTGGATGTTGTTATTCATCGCGGCAAACCGGGTGAAACTTACAATGTTGGGGGAAATAACGAAGTTAAAAATATCGATTTAGTGAAAACTTTGTGTCAGTTAATGGATGAATTATCTCCCGATTTGCCTGTGCGTCCTTGCAGTAATTTGATTACCTTTGTGAAGGATAGACCGGGACACGATCGCAGATATGCGATTAATTCTACTAAGCTGAAAACTCAGTTGGGTTGGACTCCTTCTGTCACGGTTGAAGAGGGTTTACGAAAAACGGTTGCATGGTATTTAACTCATCGCGATTGGTGGGAACCATTGCTGTCAGAAGAATATCAGGCTTATTATCGGCAGGTTTATGTTTCTTAG
- a CDS encoding spermine/spermidine synthase domain-containing protein gives MNAEVTVKRETYAGLFAIALATLMFEILLTRIFSVTMWYHFAFMATSVAMFGMTLGAVLVYLLPNYFTKERAKFHLASTSLLFAISIVISFLAHINIPFVPSLSIEGIASLTLTYIVISIPFLFSGICICLALTKFPHQVSKLYAYDLAGASLGCILLVYIIGITDGPTAVIIVAFLASIGAILFASDAASKKLIQIALISTILLGSFAVINTILVNQQSPLLRLMWVKGKFESAPIYEKWNSFSRITVSEDRDPEHPFGWGFSAVVPFKDKIEERVLKIDASAATVITKFDGDFSKLEYLKYDITNLAHYLRKNAKVLAIGSGGGRDILSALLFGQKSVLGVEINHDIINAITKKFGDFTGHLDKNPKVTFVADEARSYIARSQDKFDLIQVSLIDTWAATASGAFVLSENSLYTIEGWKVFLEHLTDKGILTLSRWYVGNNPGEMYRLTALATASLKKLGIENTRDRIIIVRRMFGGNENEATGVGTMLVSKQPFSKQDLDTLQKVAKQMQFEIALSPQFAIDNNFKTIADDKKLDEFVAKFPLNIAPPTDDSPFFFNMLRLRDAFNPKLWYQEAWSSNLKAVVILGALLIIVVVLTFLCIIVPLLLTTKKAILKDALPLSLFFAGIGLGFMLVEISQMQRLIVFLGHPTYGLSVVLFSLLLSSGLGSYSTQKVSTQGMVSAATLRLFLLLFILYVFGRFTPHAIALFENATTTVRILVATGILLPLGFFMGMAFPLGMQIASKKSTELTPWLWGINGATSVCASVLAVAIAINSSISASFWTGFTCYVVAVIAFVWASRDKGVIGKI, from the coding sequence ATGAACGCAGAAGTCACGGTGAAGAGAGAAACTTATGCAGGGTTATTTGCGATCGCACTCGCAACTTTGATGTTTGAAATCCTGCTCACGCGCATTTTCAGCGTGACGATGTGGTATCATTTTGCTTTTATGGCTACATCGGTAGCGATGTTCGGGATGACATTAGGCGCAGTTTTGGTATATTTGTTGCCCAACTATTTTACTAAAGAACGAGCAAAGTTTCATTTAGCTAGTACTTCTTTACTGTTTGCTATCTCGATTGTTATTAGCTTTTTAGCACATATAAATATTCCGTTCGTTCCCAGCTTGTCGATCGAAGGAATAGCTTCACTAACTTTAACATATATAGTAATATCAATACCATTTTTATTCAGTGGAATTTGTATATGTTTGGCTTTGACAAAATTTCCTCACCAAGTTAGCAAACTTTATGCTTACGACCTTGCTGGTGCATCGCTTGGCTGCATCCTCCTCGTATACATTATCGGCATCACCGATGGGCCAACAGCAGTAATTATAGTTGCTTTTCTTGCTAGTATCGGTGCTATTTTATTTGCATCTGATGCGGCATCAAAAAAACTCATACAAATTGCTTTAATATCTACAATTTTACTCGGTTCCTTTGCTGTAATTAACACAATTTTGGTAAATCAGCAATCTCCTTTACTGCGGTTAATGTGGGTGAAAGGAAAGTTTGAATCAGCACCAATCTACGAAAAGTGGAATTCTTTTTCTAGAATTACTGTCAGCGAAGATAGAGACCCGGAACATCCCTTTGGTTGGGGGTTTAGTGCAGTTGTTCCTTTTAAGGATAAAATCGAAGAGCGAGTATTAAAAATAGATGCTAGCGCTGCTACGGTTATCACCAAGTTTGATGGGGATTTCAGTAAATTGGAATATCTAAAATACGATATCACCAATTTAGCTCATTATCTTCGTAAAAATGCCAAAGTTTTGGCGATCGGCAGTGGCGGCGGTAGGGATATACTTTCGGCTTTATTGTTTGGACAAAAGTCGGTTTTGGGAGTTGAAATTAATCACGATATCATCAACGCCATAACTAAAAAGTTTGGTGATTTTACCGGACATTTAGATAAAAATCCTAAAGTTACTTTTGTAGCTGATGAAGCACGTAGCTACATTGCTCGATCGCAAGATAAATTCGATCTAATTCAGGTTTCCTTAATTGACACTTGGGCTGCAACTGCATCGGGTGCATTTGTACTATCAGAAAATTCACTTTACACCATTGAAGGTTGGAAAGTTTTCCTAGAACATCTCACCGATAAGGGTATTTTAACTCTATCCCGTTGGTATGTGGGAAATAATCCGGGTGAGATGTATAGGTTGACTGCTTTGGCGACTGCTTCCCTGAAAAAATTGGGAATTGAAAATACACGCGATCGCATCATCATTGTCAGGCGAATGTTTGGCGGAAACGAAAATGAGGCGACTGGTGTGGGCACAATGCTGGTAAGCAAACAACCATTTTCCAAACAAGATTTGGATACCCTGCAAAAAGTTGCTAAGCAAATGCAATTTGAAATCGCACTCAGTCCGCAATTTGCTATAGATAATAACTTTAAAACAATTGCCGATGACAAAAAACTCGATGAATTTGTAGCTAAATTTCCTCTCAATATTGCGCCACCCACTGATGACAGTCCCTTTTTCTTTAATATGCTGCGCCTGCGAGATGCCTTCAATCCAAAACTCTGGTATCAGGAAGCTTGGAGTTCTAACCTGAAAGCAGTTGTAATTTTGGGCGCTTTACTCATAATTGTGGTAGTGCTGACATTTCTCTGCATTATTGTGCCGCTGCTTCTTACCACAAAAAAGGCGATTTTAAAAGATGCTTTGCCACTTTCCCTATTTTTCGCTGGCATAGGTTTGGGCTTTATGTTGGTAGAAATTTCCCAAATGCAGCGATTGATTGTCTTTTTGGGACATCCGACTTACGGACTATCTGTGGTGCTGTTTTCCTTATTGCTTTCCAGCGGTTTGGGAAGTTATTCCACCCAAAAAGTCAGCACTCAAGGTATGGTAAGTGCAGCAACTTTACGGCTGTTTTTGCTGTTATTTATTCTATACGTATTTGGCAGATTTACTCCTCATGCGATCGCCCTATTTGAGAATGCCACAACAACCGTTCGCATTCTGGTAGCAACAGGCATCCTTTTACCCTTGGGTTTCTTTATGGGAATGGCATTTCCCCTGGGAATGCAGATAGCATCTAAAAAGTCTACCGAATTAACGCCTTGGTTGTGGGGAATTAACGGGGCAACTTCAGTTTGCGCCTCTGTATTGGCAGTGGCGATCGCCATTAATTCGAGCATATCGGCATCGTTTTGGACTGGTTTTACTTGTTATGTAGTTGCTGTTATTGCCTTTGTTTGGGCAAGTCGAGATAAGGGTGTAATTGGAAAAATTTGA
- a CDS encoding CapA family protein — protein MVTQVKQVTQVTQQSVLSLAKQGDPDAIATLINQVVSKKGLTAIAKTKGNCLHIVLVADRVPNQASCVRFVYDGIARLNPKYIDSVRIYGRRTDQKWPTWTELLELQQPDSTSTTSPTVPLSPTADPHPKHKPVKIKTKYRKKIPLLLLGSICWVLVAAVGFVVRAKMDSQAPTTPQPATPAQEQALETSAKLQPLPKTNQKIGTVPPPPIKSPLSSPAANKPAANTSPKLPSLPIKTQPQPSVQPNSVAAPIQNLPAIPTTEPPSINAATTITIKAVGDIVPGSNFPNNRLPSNVKQLFQNVKPYLQGADILFGNFESTLTNYPRTSKDTSRAMVHAFRNPPTYANLLKETGFDVLSVANNHSFDFSTVGFADTMKNIQNAGMTPVGKKNQIAYMNVKNIRIGFIAFSHLPLHNSVNDIASAKALVLEAKKNADVVVISFHAGAEGTGAMHVKNRQENFYGENRGNVLLFSRTMIDNGADLVLGHGPHVARAMELYKGKLIAYSLGNFVGYKSLSTWGALGQSLILEVQVNPEGDFVSGRIIPVQLDRRGIPYPDKQFRSVHLIRNLTKIDFPNTPLKIDSNGKISKLGVRD, from the coding sequence ATGGTGACTCAGGTGAAACAGGTGACTCAGGTGACTCAACAAAGCGTTTTATCCTTAGCGAAACAGGGCGACCCCGATGCGATCGCCACCTTAATCAACCAAGTTGTATCCAAAAAAGGCTTAACAGCGATCGCAAAAACCAAAGGAAATTGCCTGCATATCGTGTTGGTAGCCGATCGAGTACCCAATCAAGCCTCCTGCGTCCGTTTCGTATACGATGGCATCGCCCGCCTCAACCCCAAGTATATTGATTCTGTGCGGATCTATGGGCGACGCACCGACCAAAAATGGCCTACTTGGACAGAGTTGCTTGAGTTACAGCAACCAGATTCCACCTCAACTACCTCTCCCACTGTACCTCTATCCCCCACCGCCGACCCGCACCCAAAGCATAAACCGGTCAAGATAAAAACAAAATATAGAAAAAAGATTCCTTTGCTTTTGTTGGGTAGTATTTGTTGGGTTCTAGTTGCAGCAGTGGGTTTTGTCGTCAGAGCCAAAATGGACTCCCAAGCTCCTACCACCCCCCAGCCAGCCACGCCTGCACAGGAACAAGCACTTGAAACTTCTGCAAAACTTCAACCCCTTCCCAAAACCAACCAGAAAATAGGTACAGTTCCGCCGCCGCCGATAAAATCTCCACTTTCCTCACCAGCAGCAAACAAACCAGCTGCCAACACATCTCCAAAACTTCCATCGCTTCCCATAAAAACCCAGCCACAACCTTCTGTCCAACCTAATTCTGTTGCCGCCCCCATTCAGAATTTACCGGCTATTCCAACTACAGAGCCTCCCTCCATAAATGCCGCCACAACTATCACTATTAAAGCTGTTGGGGATATTGTTCCTGGAAGCAACTTTCCCAACAATCGGTTGCCCAGTAATGTCAAACAGCTATTTCAAAATGTCAAACCATACCTGCAAGGAGCCGATATTTTATTTGGCAATTTTGAAAGTACACTGACTAACTATCCTAGAACCAGCAAAGATACCAGCCGTGCAATGGTTCATGCCTTTCGCAACCCACCAACCTATGCCAATCTTTTGAAAGAAACTGGTTTTGATGTTTTAAGTGTCGCCAACAATCATTCTTTCGATTTCTCGACCGTTGGTTTTGCCGACACGATGAAAAATATCCAAAATGCAGGCATGACACCTGTAGGCAAGAAAAATCAAATTGCTTATATGAATGTGAAAAACATTCGCATTGGTTTTATCGCTTTCAGTCACTTGCCTCTGCATAACTCTGTCAACGATATTGCCTCAGCAAAAGCACTGGTACTAGAAGCAAAGAAAAATGCCGATGTTGTAGTGATATCATTTCATGCTGGCGCGGAAGGTACGGGCGCTATGCACGTCAAAAACCGTCAGGAAAACTTCTACGGGGAGAATCGAGGTAATGTGCTTCTCTTTTCTCGCACGATGATCGATAATGGCGCAGATTTGGTGCTAGGACATGGCCCCCACGTAGCTAGAGCGATGGAATTATATAAAGGAAAATTGATTGCCTATTCTCTCGGTAATTTTGTCGGATACAAATCCTTATCCACCTGGGGAGCGTTAGGACAATCTCTAATTTTAGAAGTACAAGTCAACCCGGAAGGTGATTTTGTTTCTGGCAGAATTATTCCAGTGCAGCTCGATCGCAGAGGCATTCCCTACCCCGATAAACAGTTTCGCAGCGTACACTTAATCCGCAATCTCACCAAGATAGATTTTCCCAACACACCCCTTAAAATCGATAGCAACGGCAAAATTTCTAAGCTAGGGGTTAGGGATTAG